A genomic segment from Cyprinus carpio isolate SPL01 chromosome A22, ASM1834038v1, whole genome shotgun sequence encodes:
- the LOC109051346 gene encoding GTPase IMAP family member 8-like isoform X2, whose product MQYNDFRENDRHRVKTVLNLFSEQAMKHTIVLTTDEETHGLMYLSYKNTNNAIHDLIKECGGGHLQFDTVNTRWRSKLFRRTEEILKKEHEEFLLCNMYEDGGDGSSVDEDLSRSEASDREEDEDSELKESTKTASDEGDPEGVKLNLLVCGSNRELKSFISNLILKQSERRSELSSECVRRDVELDGRLISLVELPALFNTQLSEDEAMRQTHRCVSLCHPGVHVFILIIPDAPLNKEDRAEIEEIQRIFSSRVNKHIMIFIKQNSEHQTAELNEETQSLIERSGGRHHFIDLNTQVSVLMEKLEQMVEENSGVCFSTETLMEAQMEKLQKLEEMNKRVHSLETWFQSQDSRDREDDLRIVLLGKTGVGKSSTGNTILGRVMFKAETSQESVTEVCHREKAEINGRHITVIDTPGLFDTELSNEETQREISNCIPMILPGPHVFIIVLNLGQRFTQEEETSVKIIQETFGENSLMYTMVLFTRGDDLKNKTIEQFLGKPGSPLMKLIEACGNRFHVFNNKETEDRTQVTDLLQKIDNMVKENGESYYSCKMFREMEREIQEQQKNILMEKVEQVKREKEELIMNHEEEIKRMSMKIEEEQQNHEKERKRREEEFIEREERYKRDIKEREEQEMKIREELKKEREEWVKQMQQERQRREEEEEKWRMREQEIMEEERRKRNKERKRREEEFDEMEEQYKTRERKERQRRDEEEERIRRKKQQEAYDECFETLKRERERQQLKLNYEEQIRTMKMKMEEERQNHDKEKKMLEELKREREESQKQKQQ is encoded by the exons ATGCAGTATAATGACTTCAGAGAGAACGACAGACACAGAGTGAAAACTGTGCTGAACCTCTTCAGTGAGCAGGCCATGAAACACACTATAGTGCTGACTACTGATGAAGAGACACACGGACTCATGTATCTGTCTTATAAGAACACAAATAATGCTATTCATGATTTAATAAAGGAGTGTGGAGGAGGACATCTACAGTTTGATACAGTAAACACTAGATGGCGCTCTAAGttgttcagaagaacagaagaGATACTCAAGAAAGAACATGAAGAATTTCTCCTCTGTAACATGTATGAGGATGGAGGTGATGGATCATCAGTGGATGAAGATCTGAGCAGATCTGAAGCTTCAGACAGAGAAGAAGATGAGGATTCTGAACTCAAAGAGAGCACAAAAACAGCAAGTGATGAAGGAG ATCCAGAGGGTGTGAAGCTGAATCTGCTTGTGTGTGGGAGTAACAGAGAATTGAAATCCTTCATATCAAACCTGATCCTGAAGCAGAGCGAGAGAAGATCAGAGCTGAGCTCAGAGTGTGTGAGGAGAGACGTGGAGCTTGATGGACGTCTGATCAGTCTGGTGGAGCTTCCAGCTCTGTTCAACACTCAGCTCTCAGAGGATGAAGCGATGCGTCAGACTCAccgctgtgtgtctctctgtcatcCTGGAGTTCATGTGTTCATCCTCATCATTCCTGATGCTCCACTTAATAAGGAAGACAGAGCAGAAATAGAGGAGATCCAGAGGATATTCAGCTCAAGAGTCAACAAACACATCATGATCTTCATAAAGCAGAATTCAGAGCATCAGACAGCAGAACTCAATGAAGAAACACAGTCTCTCATTGAGAGATCTGGAGGACGACATCATTTCATCGACCTGAACACACAAGTGTCTGTGCTGATGGAGAAACTGGAGCAGATGGTTGAGGAAAACAGTGGTGTTTGTTTCTCCACAGAGACATTGATGGAGGCACAGAtggaaaaactacaaaaattagAAGAAATGAACAAGAGAGTCCATTCATTAGAGACGTGGTTTCAGTCACAAG ATTCAAGAGACAGAGAAGATGATCTGAGGATTGTGCTGCTGGGAAAAACTGGAGTTGGGAAGAGTTCAACAGGAAACACCATCTTAGGAAGAGTCATGTTTAAAGCTGAAACATCTCAAGAGTCTGTTACTGAAGTGTGTCATCGAGAGAAAGCTGAAATCAACGGCAGACACATCACTGTGATCGACACTCCAGGACTGTTTGATACTGAACTCAGTAATGAAGAAACCCAGAGAGAAATCAGCAACTGCATCCCAATGATCCTGCCTGGACCACATGTGTTCATCATCGTGCTCAATTTAGGACAACGATTCACTCAAGAAGAGGAAACATCAGTGAAGATTATCCAAGAGACATTCGGTGAAAACTCATTAATGTACACTATGGTGCTCTTCACCAGAGGAGACGATCTGAAGAACAAAACCATTGAACAGTTTTTGGGAAAACCTGGATCTCCTTTGATGAAGCTGATTGAAGCGTGTGGAAACAGATTCCATGTGTTCAATAATAAAGAGACTGAAGACCGAACACAGGTGACTGATCTACTGCAGAAGATAGACAACATGGTGAAAGAGAACGGAGAGAGTTACTACTCATGTAAGATgttcagagagatggagagagaaatacAAGAACAACAGAAGAACATACTGATGGAGAAAGTGGAGCAagtgaagagagaaaaagaagaactgATAATGAATCATGAAGAAGAAATAAAGAGAATGAGTATGAAGATAGAGGAAGAACAACAGAATcacgagaaagagagaaagagaagagaagaagaatttATTGAGAGAGAAGAACGATATAAAAGAGAcattaaagaaagagaagaacaaGAGATGAAGATACGAGAGGAGCTGAAGAAAGAACGAGAGGAATGGGTGAAACAGATGCAACAggaaagacaaagaagagaagaagaggaggagaaatgGAGAATGAGAGAACAGGAAATAATGGAGGAAGAACGACGGAAGCgtaacaaagagagaaagagaagagaagaggaattTGACGAGATGGAAGAGCAATATAAAACACGGGAacgaaaagaaagacaaagaagagatgaagaggaggagagaaTCAGGAGAAAGAAACAACAGGAAGCATATGATGAATGTTTTGAGACTCTTAaacgagaaagagaaagacaacaACTTAAGTTGAATTATGAAGAACAGATAAGGACAATGAAGATGAAGATGGAAGAAGAAAGACAGAATCATGACAAAGAGAAAAAGATGCTAGAAGAGCTGAAGAGAGAACGAGAGGAATcgcagaaacagaaacaacagtaa
- the LOC122134832 gene encoding guanylyl cyclase-activating protein 1-like: MGNSPGMSVKELSACHSHKWYRKFMTECPSGQLTFYEFKKFFGLKNLSETSNEYVKTMFKTFDINDDGCIDFMEYVAALSWFLKGGVQQKLRWYFKLFDVDGSGCIDREELLLIFKAIEAINGVDQEFSAEELTDMVFNKIDVNGDGELSLDEFIEGIQADEGSVGDV, translated from the exons ATGGGAAACTCGCCCGGCATGTCAGTGAAAGAGCTGAGCGCCTGTCATTCCCATAAATGGTACCGCAAGTTCATGACCGAGTGTCCGTCCGGTCAGCTCACCTTCTACGAGTTCAAGAAGTTCTTCGGCCTGAAGAATCTGTCCGAAACATCCAACGAGTACGTCAAGACCATGTTCAAGACCTTCGACATTAACGAC GATGGCTGCATTGATTTCATGGAGTACGTGGCTGCTCTGAGTTGGTTTCTGAAGGGTGGCGTTCAGCAGAAGCTGCGCTGGTACTTCAAACTGTTCGACGTGGACGGCAGCGGCTGCATCGACCGCGAGGAGCTGCTGCTCATCTTCAAG GCCATTGAAGCCATTAACGGAGTAGACCAGGAGTTTTCTGCTGAGGAATTGACTGACATGGTGTTCAACAAGATTGATGTTAACGGAGATG gtgagcTGTCTCTGGATGAGTTCATCGAGGGCATCCAGGCGGACGAGGGTTCTGTCGGTGATGTTTGA
- the LOC122134834 gene encoding uncharacterized protein C6orf132-like, which produces MRTAMQFPTPMVPVLPPFSEPKINGTGSTTNLLNGRMLSVPDLLQGEILIPPPPSSAPPPPPSSLAPPPPSFIPPPPQFFGEMDPSLDCARLHPPPVAPPKTTITYQFQLQCRFGPGLPCKTSSNASSKTSI; this is translated from the exons ATGCGCACGGCTATGCAGTTTCCAACTCCCATGGTACCGGTTCTTCCACCCTTCAGTGAGCCCAAGATAAACGGTACAG GAAGTACTACAAACCTCCTAAATGGAAGGATGCTTTCTGTTCCTGACCTACTCCAGGGGGAAATACTTATACCTCCTCCACCGAGCTCCGCTCCTCCACCCCCTCCATCATCTTTAGCCCCACCTCCTCCTTCATTCATCCCTCCCCCACCACAGTTCTTTGGTGAAATGGACCCTTCTTTAGATTGTGCAAGACTGCATCCCCCTCCAGTGGCACCCCCAAAAACCACCATCACTTACCAGTTCCAATTACAGTGCAGATTTGGACCTGGCCTCCCTTGCAAAACCTCCTCCAATGCCTCCTCCAAAACCTCCATCTGA